The bacterium genomic sequence CGTCCTCGCCGGCGAGCGCGGCGTCGTCGAGCGATGACCACAACACGCCCTCGCAAAGGAAGTGGCTGCCGGTAACGCGCACGTCTTTCAGCCCGGCGCCGCGCATCAGGTCGTCCAGCTCGCCCGCGCGAAACAGCCGCACCGCCGCGCCGTCTTCGACAAGGCTCGTGTCGCCGCCGACGACGCGCGCGATCGTTTCCGGATCTGCGCCGCGCGCGGCCAGCGCGCCGAGTGCCCCCTCGACGGAAACGGTGACAAGCCCGCCCGGCCGCGTGACGCGGCAAAGGCGCGCCATCTCGTCCGCGGGCACGGTGACGTAATTCAGGACCTCCGCCGACAACGCGATATCGAAGCTCGCCGGCGCCATGTCGTCGAGAAGCGAAAGGTCGGCGTAGCGCCAGTCGATCTCGCCCCACGCTTCGTCCTGCGCGTGCGCCATCGCGCGTGCAAGTGCCGGCCCGCAGGGATCGAGCGCGGTGACGCGATAACCCCGGCGCGCCAGCTCGCGCGTGAAACGGCCGACGCCGCAGCCCGCGTCAAGCGCGCGCGACGCGGCGGGATACGCCGCGAGCGCGGGCGCAAGCGCGTCCATGTACAGGCGCGTCGAGAGGCGCTTTGTCGCGTGATGCGGCGACGCCTCGCGCAGATAGTCCCACGCATCGCCGTGCGTTTCCCATGCGCGATCGTACGCGTCGATGCCGGAAAACGCGGGGTCGCCGTGCCGGTTTGCCAGCCGTCCTTCAGGCGGCGGCAGGGTGGGGACGTTGGCCAGGTGTTTTGTCATGCGTGCGTGCAAGTGTAGCGGCTTGGTGCGTCGCGCGCGATGCGCGCTCCCTGACGGTCGCGATTTCAGTCGATTGTAGGAGCGCCCTTCCAGGGCGCGAATGATATTCGCGGATCGTTCGACGATCGCGCCCTGGAAGGGCGCTCCTACAACGCCGGCTTTCGCGCCACGGCTTCGCCGCGGATGCGGCGGCGCTCCTCGTGCACGATCTCGAACCCCGCCGCGCGCATCATGTCGACAAGTTCGCCAAACGGCCGCGCCATCGTCAGCGAGTGGCGCGCCGCCAGGAACCCGTGGCGCGAAAATCCCAGCGCGACGAGCAAGGGATACAGCGCCGTAAACGCGCGGCTCATCGCGTTTTCCGGATCGACATCCGACAAAAAGAATACGCCGCCCGGACGAAGCGCGCGGTACGCGTTCGCGAACACGGCCGCGGGATCGTCGATGTGATGCAGCACGAGTTCCGAATAGATCGCGCCGATCGTGCCATCGGCTACGGGCAGCACCTTTTGCGCGTCGGCGACAACGAGCGTAGGCGCGAATCGCGGCTGCTCGGCCTTGGCAAGCTCGATCATGCGCGGATCGGCATCGACGCCCGTCGCTTCCTCCGTGCCAAGCGCGTCCGCGAGCATTCCAAGGCCCACGGCGGGTCCGACGCCGATCTCAAGGAGCGGCCCCGTGCCGCCGGCGGCGAGGATGCCGATCGCGGCGCGGCGCACGTCGCGAGTGATCGCGCGGCGTCGCGCGCGCTGATGCGCGAGGTACTGCGCGTGCGTCAGGTGGTCGTCGAGGATGGTGCCGGGATGGTGCGCGTGCCCGTGCCCGTGCCCGTGCGCGTGGCCGTGCATCCTTACGCCTCGTACCAGTCGGGTTTGAGCAGTCCGACGTATTCGGACAGCTCCACCTTTTTGCGCACCGAACGCGAGGGCAGGATGCGGTCAACCAGAAAATCGAGTGCGACGTTGGCGGTGACGATCGCCCACCAGATGTACATACGGCGTTTGTATTTGTGCGGCGAAAAGATGCCGCGGACGATGTTTTTCAGCGAGAGCACCTGCCGGTTCATCTCCCACAGTTTCAGGTGGATCTCATCGCGGGTCATCGTCGCGGTGCCCATGACCGGCGTCATCCAGTCGTAGCGCGAATAGTCGAACTCCTCGATCCATCCATTCGAGCGCGCCTCCTCGAAGCTCTTGGTGCCGGGCACGGGCGTCAGCGGATGGAACGCGGGGAAATCCGGGTTGAGTTTTTTCACGAAGCTCACCATGCGGTCGAGCTTTTCGGGCGTATCTTCGCGGACGCCGACGATGAACGTGGACTGGATGAACAGCGAAGGGTATTTGCGTTTGAGGTAGGGGATCAGCCAGGCGTTTTTTTCCGTGCTGTAGTTGTGTTTGCTCATGCGATCGAGGTCGTCGTCCTCCGCGCGCTCCACGCCGATACAGATATGCGAAAGGCCCGTGCGGATGAGCTTTTCGAAGATGCCGGCCTTCTCGTCGCGGATCAGGTAATCCGCCCGCATGAATCCGAACCAGTAGAATTTCCTGTCGAGGCGCAGCACCTTCTCGGCGAACGCGTCGTTCCATTCCTGTTTCACGTTCCAGGTGTCATCGCCGAACACGAAGCAGTTCTTGCCGTAGCGGTCATGCAGGTGGATCATCTCGTCGATGACCGGTTCCACCGAGCGCGTGCGCCAGCGCGGCAAAAACGTCTCGGCGTACTCCACCGACGGATCGCCCTTGCGTTTGGCCATCTGCAGCCAGCACGCGCAAAATGCGCAGCTATCGACGCACCCCCGGCTGTGGTGGATCGTCATGCCGCCCGGCGAAAACAGGTAACGCGACGCGCCGAACAGGTGCATCGGCAGAAGGTCGTAGGCCGGGAAGGGCAGCGTGTCGAGATCGCGGATCAGGTCGCGATGCCCGGTGAAAGCCGCGCCGCCGTCCTCGCCGCGAATGGCAAGCCCCGCGATGTTCGAAAAATCGCGCGAACCGCCGTCGATCGCGCCGAGCAGTTCGGTCAGCGTCGCCTCGGCCTCGCCGCGCACGATGGCGTCGATGGGATAGCGGCGCATGCAGTCCACGGCGTTCTGCGCGAAGTGCGTCCCGCCGGAGATCGTCACGATGTCCTGGTCGATGGACTTGGCGAGCGCGAACACGCGGCCGGTCTCGTGTTCGTAGAGCGTCTCGGAATCCCCCGCGAGCACGGCGCGCGGGCGCAGGTCGCGGATCGTTTCCGCGAGGCTCGTCCAGCCCATTTTCGACGGTCCGCAGTCGATGAGCGTCACATCGTGCCCGGCGGCACGCGCGGCGGCGCCGACGTAGACCATCGCCTGCGAGAGCAGGAAGTTGTCGTGTTCGTTCATGTACGGCCACAGATATTTCGGCGGCCGGACCATCAGGACGCGCATGGGCTCCATCGCTTCGCGAGAGCCGGCCAAGCGGCGCAACGCGGTAAAAAACCAAGCCGCATGAGTACACGCGCCGCCCGGCAGGTGCAAGCCGCAAACCGCAATCGCGGCTACCTTTTTCCATCGCGATGGTTTACGTTCATTCTACAAATCGCGGTGGGGTTTATGAGTGTCGCCGGAAATTCCGTGCGATCCGATTCGCGGAGGAAATCCGCAAGCCGCTTCCTTGCGTTTTTCGCGCTCCTGATCCTCTCCCTCCTGCTTCTGCTCACGCTTCCCGGCTGCTCGTGCGGCGATGACGACGATAGCGATCCGGCCGATGGCGGGACGCCGATCGACGATGACGACACGACGGCGGATGACGACGATTCGGGATTCGACGACGACGCGGACGACGATGACGACTCGCTACCCGACGACGACGCGGACGACGATTCGGCGATTGACGATGACGCGGACGACGATTCCGCTTTTGACGACGACGCGGACGACGACGATTCATCAGACGATGACACGTTCGACGACGACAGCGCGGACGACGACACCGTTGCGCGCCCGTATGATGAAGACCTCGCAGAGCATTGCGTCGAACTGCCGGACGATGTCGTCGATCTTGGCTTGACGGAGTTATCGCCGTTTCAGCCCGGATGCCCGGATTCCTTCGTCTCCGAGGATGGCATCGAGATTTGCGTCGTGCGAAGCAGCGGCGTCCGCACACTGAACCTCGTTCTGGAAGGCGATGTCGTCGTCGATTCCCAGGGAAACGTCCACGTCATCACGAGCTACGGCCGTGATTTGCGCATCTATTCGCTGGCGGCCGAAAAAATCGCGACGGGACAGGTGCGTCCGACCGACTGGACGTGGGAGCGCATCGCCTTTATGGCGCGTTACCCCCGCATGACGATCGACGAGAATGACGTCTTTCATGTCGCCTATTCCGATGGTTGGAACCACGAGGTTCGCTACGCCACCGGCGTGCCCGGCGGGCCGTGGGAAATCGAGGCCGTCGATTCGATGTCGTCCTTCGGAAGCCGCGGTTACGACTTTGCGAATACACAAGGCGCGATCTCGCTCGGATCGGACGGTTCGCCGCACATGGCCTGGAAGAATTGGGACGAGCTATCCGTGCGTTACGGCCATCGCGTCGCGGGAATCTGGGAAACAGAAATCGCCTTCGATGAGACCGGCGTCGGCGTCGACGTTGGCTATCAGATCGCGCTCGACATCGCGCCGGACGGCAGCGCGCACGTGGTGTCCGAGGCCGGCGAACAAAGTCCGTGGGCGTTCGGCGGCCT encodes the following:
- a CDS encoding class I SAM-dependent methyltransferase, whose amino-acid sequence is MHGHAHGHGHGHAHHPGTILDDHLTHAQYLAHQRARRRAITRDVRRAAIGILAAGGTGPLLEIGVGPAVGLGMLADALGTEEATGVDADPRMIELAKAEQPRFAPTLVVADAQKVLPVADGTIGAIYSELVLHHIDDPAAVFANAYRALRPGGVFFLSDVDPENAMSRAFTALYPLLVALGFSRHGFLAARHSLTMARPFGELVDMMRAAGFEIVHEERRRIRGEAVARKPAL
- a CDS encoding methyltransferase domain-containing protein; protein product: MTKHLANVPTLPPPEGRLANRHGDPAFSGIDAYDRAWETHGDAWDYLREASPHHATKRLSTRLYMDALAPALAAYPAASRALDAGCGVGRFTRELARRGYRVTALDPCGPALARAMAHAQDEAWGEIDWRYADLSLLDDMAPASFDIALSAEVLNYVTVPADEMARLCRVTRPGGLVTVSVEGALGALAARGADPETIARVVGGDTSLVEDGAAVRLFRAGELDDLMRGAGLKDVRVTGSHFLCEGVLWSSLDDAALAGED
- a CDS encoding B12-binding domain-containing radical SAM protein: MRVLMVRPPKYLWPYMNEHDNFLLSQAMVYVGAAARAAGHDVTLIDCGPSKMGWTSLAETIRDLRPRAVLAGDSETLYEHETGRVFALAKSIDQDIVTISGGTHFAQNAVDCMRRYPIDAIVRGEAEATLTELLGAIDGGSRDFSNIAGLAIRGEDGGAAFTGHRDLIRDLDTLPFPAYDLLPMHLFGASRYLFSPGGMTIHHSRGCVDSCAFCACWLQMAKRKGDPSVEYAETFLPRWRTRSVEPVIDEMIHLHDRYGKNCFVFGDDTWNVKQEWNDAFAEKVLRLDRKFYWFGFMRADYLIRDEKAGIFEKLIRTGLSHICIGVERAEDDDLDRMSKHNYSTEKNAWLIPYLKRKYPSLFIQSTFIVGVREDTPEKLDRMVSFVKKLNPDFPAFHPLTPVPGTKSFEEARSNGWIEEFDYSRYDWMTPVMGTATMTRDEIHLKLWEMNRQVLSLKNIVRGIFSPHKYKRRMYIWWAIVTANVALDFLVDRILPSRSVRKKVELSEYVGLLKPDWYEA